Proteins from a single region of Propionispora vibrioides:
- a CDS encoding peptidoglycan recognition protein family protein, giving the protein MRLITLEELRQEALKAKTDLWSAAQGLNRDVKLYLHWSAGHYGQFFDDYHINIDSDGSVYMSSGTLATVKAHTYKRNSGSVGISLACAYNATTSNLGSEPPTALQIEAMAQVIAVLCRTLDLTVDLCRVMTHAEAANNLDGLNPGYADNGYPDGRYGPGYSCERWDLWFFKGAAQGEGGNVLRGKAIWYQQNGLG; this is encoded by the coding sequence ATGCGGTTGATTACTTTGGAGGAACTTCGTCAAGAGGCCTTAAAGGCCAAAACAGACTTATGGTCAGCAGCACAGGGGCTGAACCGGGATGTGAAGCTCTACCTGCACTGGAGTGCCGGCCACTATGGGCAATTTTTCGACGACTATCACATTAATATTGATTCTGACGGCAGTGTTTATATGAGTTCCGGGACATTAGCCACTGTAAAGGCGCATACCTATAAGCGCAACAGTGGTTCAGTGGGGATTTCACTGGCCTGCGCATATAATGCTACGACCAGTAATTTGGGCAGTGAGCCGCCTACAGCGCTCCAAATTGAAGCCATGGCGCAGGTTATAGCCGTACTATGCCGAACGCTCGACTTAACTGTTGATCTATGCCGGGTTATGACTCATGCCGAGGCGGCGAACAATTTAGACGGATTAAATCCGGGCTATGCCGACAACGGATATCCCGATGGCCGATATGGCCCGGGTTATAGTTGTGAACGTTGGGATTTGTGGTTTTTTAAAGGAGCGGCCCAAGGTGAAGGCGGCAATGTGCTGCGTGGCAAAGCCATATGGTATCAGCAAAATGGTTTAGGATAG